The following nucleotide sequence is from Toxoplasma gondii ME49 chromosome IV, whole genome shotgun sequence.
AGCGGCATGCGAGTTTGAGAGCACATCACCCTAAGGTGAAACGCGTAGCAGAGATGCCAGACGAGTGCCTCCTGGACAACTCACCTCGCAGTTGTTAAAGCCGTATATCAAAAGTGAGTGTTCATGCAATGATCACATTTGCAGATACTCGAATTCGACCGGAGCACTGTTCAAGATATGATCGACATGACACTGAGACCCTTTCTGGTGGAGGAACCTTTCTCCGATGACTCCGAAGATTTTGATTTCGAACAGGTATAAACCGGAACAAAGTTCTTTCGGCGACTCAGTGCTATGGACTAGGTGCAAGAACACCGGTAACTTCGGAACATAGTgattgttttttctgtcccATCACAACCTGGATATCTACGTCTAATGTGGAAGCGGCAAGCGTGTTCTTCGAACGTTTGGAACTTGTCGGGAGCGATCAACAAAGATTCATACAGCGTGTTGCAGTAATAAAGAAATAAAATACCGAGTATTTGAATACACAGAAAGCTGTCGAACCCGAATGACGTAAGAGATCCAAGTGGACAGAAACGTACTTTTTCCAACTTCGTGTGTAATGTGTTGCTTGGGTGCGTGCAGGATGAGTACTTTATCAAACCAGATTTCCAGGCAGCAACGCGAGACTGTTCACAAACTCGGAACTTGTCACGACGCCACAATGGGAGTCACCGGCGCTGCATCTCGCGACAAAAGAAACTGCACAAGATTGCGAAGTTGACATCTCCGCGGCCTCACAGAGGAATagaggggagaagacagagagtgCCGGCGGCCCACTCGAGCAGTGAAGCATCACAGTCTAGTGATGTTGATTCTGACAGCAATCCTCGGTGCGGGTCAAATCGCAGCGACATGCGCTATTCAGCGACATCGACTGATAGTGATGAGAACTGCATGGTGGAAGAAATCTATCCACAAGAAGCGTCAGATATTTCGAGTGATAGCTCATTTTTCGTTGACGAATATTTTTCACAACCTGACTCTAGCGAAGGGAGCGACTGCCAGAGTGGGAAGTCTTCACAGAACGGTAGCCGGCTTCGGTCGAGCCTAGATCCAAATCACCTCGTCTTTCGTGTCATAATATTCATGCCGCCGCGATACCATCTGCTCCTCAAATTTAGTGTGTCGCGAATTACAACTGTAGTACGTGTCGCTACTGATCGGTATCAGCTTCTTGGGTACATGGATAACTTTTTCGAGGCCAGCTCACGATTAGTGGAAGcaaagtcgagaaaaacTGGTGTATCTAACTGTCGGCAAGTGAACGCGTAACTGGTAGTGAATGTAACTGGTGGCTGACCCTCCTTCGGAAGTCTCATTAACAACGCGATAAACCACGTAAAAATCTATTTACAGTCTCACACGAAGCAGTTTAGTTCTACAGAAGCTTCACACGTCACAGCTTTTTGCTGTAGCGGTAAACAATAGGTTTGGAAGAGTATATTTTCTTGGGAGCGGGAAGCTTTTTCTGCACAGGCACTTTCTTGGGAAGTGGCATGGGGGTATCCCCACCACGTTTCTTGCCACCAAGAGAACGATCCTCTGCAGAACCATCTTCTGCATCACCTGCATTGTCATCATCTTCTTCCATTTCGGGATTCTCGGATTCGAGATTTTCAAGCAGTGAGGCACTTTCACTTTCACCATCAGTACGCTCAGCTCTCGCGGAGTCAACCACACTTTCAAGCTCGGAGAAGGCACTGCCATCCTCAGCTTCTTGAAGGCGTCTGTAGTAGTTGCCTTTCGTCGACGACGTAGGGATCACCTTTTTCGGTGCGGGGCGAACGATTTGCTTTGGCGCGGAGCGAATGATCTTCTTTGGCTCAGCGCGTACGATCTTCTTAGGCTCCGGGCGGATCACCTTCTTTGGAGCCTGTCGAGCAATTTTCTTGTGAACGGGAGGAGGTACTTTCACAGGAACTGGAGTACTGGATCCTTTTTTGCCGAGTTCACGCTCCTCGGAAGAAGCTTCTGGTTCAAGCTCGAGCTCCTCAGACTCCTGCAACTCTTCTGAAAGATCAGGCACTTCTTCAGAGAGACGTCTGTAATAGCCACTTCCATAGAAGCCACCTTTCTTGCCCAGGTACACGGGAGCGACGACCTTTTTTGGTTGTGGCACTTTGACAGGAACAGGGATATCTCTTTTTTTGTTGCCCCCGAGACCGCGTTCACCGGCAGACTCTTCAGGCATTTCCTCTTCGGGACGATCGTCAGACTCTTCGGCAGCTCTGAGCAGCTCTTCAGACTCCTCCTCAACTTCTTGTAGCTTACGAGGTACTGCTTTCTTGGGTGCGGATGGAAGATATGTGACAGACGCAATCAGTTTCGGTGCCGGCCTAAGAATGGGGGCAGTTTTCTTCGGCGCCGCCCGGTATACGATCTTCTTCGGAGGAGGTGCCTTTTTTACcggaggaggaagcgcaCTGCCGCCTCGTTTGCCCAGTTCACGATCGTCGGCGCTTTCTTCGGACTCTTGGCTGTCCAGCGAGAGGTCCAGTTCCTCTCCGCCTCTGTCGTCTTGAAGCTCCTGCTCCCTATCGTCCGCGAGATCCTGCGCAAGTTCTTCCGGAAGCTCCTGCGCAAGTTCCTCCGAGAGCTCCTGAGCTAAGGAGCTCGCcacaaaaacagagagacagaacaagaCGAGAAATTTCTTCATCGTGCCGTTTGCGTATTGCGATGTTGTCAAGCCTTTGCTTCTGAGAGACCGAAAAAAAATGAATGACAAGTCAAACTGACAGTGTGTGACGTAGCGTCGGTGGTGACCCTTCTGAGGTGTAGTGACACTACGCCGACTACGCTCGTCCGACGTGCAGCTTGCCCAAGAAGCTTCGGGAAGGAACCATGCCTAGGTCATGGTGGCTTATTACCCTTTCGCACTGATCCAGGATGCCTGCTGTGTACAAGAGCCGCCAAGACAGCTATCGAGGCTTCAGGCTTGCGCGTTTCGGGAAAATTCACACCTGATCAGTCCATATGGCGATATTTTCGTGTGGCGGCCCACACTTGTTGTAGGGACGTTATTGACTGCAAGGCAGGAAGagggttttttagggtcgGCACATGCCTATTTTCATCAGAGGTTACGTCCATTCGAACTGTCTTCATCTTCAAAGCACATGTCTGTAACAGGTTGTCTTCCCTAGTCGTGAAAGCTCAACACTTAGCTTCTGAAAATGCTGGTCTAAACCGTGTGTTCTGTGGGCGATCGGAGTGTCTCGTCGGTGTTTTCCGGTCTGTCGGAGGTTGAGGGCTTTTTACCACATTAGGTAGATTTGCTTCGAACAAAATTACCTTTACCCATAGGTCGTGATCTTTGCCCGTGGACAACGGAGTGATTGGAACAAGTTTTTTTCCTCACGTACCTATAAAGACATGGTTGCACGCGTTTTCAGTATACTTGACCATGAAAAAAGTTTTATGCAAGAACATGATCCAGCAAGACATACGAAGTGTACAAAACGTCAATTCTCCACTAGCTGGTAAATGACGTGTACAACCATGGGCAGCGTAATGAACCAAAAGTGTTGCCGCAGACGACAATCGAGAACTCTGACATCATTGGTTTCTCCCCAGAGGGAGTCGCAGAAGGCGTGAAAACTCGTATACTCTGGCGAACAAAGCGAAGAGGGGAATCGCTCCTCTCGATAGAACTACTTGTTTTGTGAAAGCTCTGTTTCGGAAACACACGGTCTCTTACCACTAACAGATCGCTGCAATATCAATGACGAAAAGTCGGCTTCTACCTCGGGCTACAACGCCTGCTTACCACCAATCATAATTGGGTTTGACTCCAAATGAACAGTCTGTGATGGTATTTAGGTGCGATCTGGTTTCTTGATCATGGTTCCTGATCATTTCCGCCGTTGGAAATCCTCAACCGTGGCAGAGTTCGATTGAACATCGAAATGACGCGTCATTCGAttttcttcggcgtctgCATGGAACCGCCGAGACACCATTAGCTATACTTCTTATACGGGCCTCACTGGCTATATACGTTTTGTGGAAAAGACCCGACACCGCTACTACTCTTATTGGGGCGCAACTAAAAATTTACTGGGACACCCTGAGGAACTCGAACTGATTTTGGAAGTTGTCGTCTCTTGACGAAGGCGGCTTTGGTAGCGAGTCAGCACTAGCCAAATTCTTGCCTCACTGATGTTTGTCTTGAACTACAGTGGACAAACGGATTGGCTGCTTTCGCTTACGGGCAGTGAGTCGTGGATGCTCGTTCGGGCTTGCGGTTACCACCGCTAGTACACTCGGGACAAGGATGATCCAAAAATACGGACGGCAAGCAATCACATCTTTCAGTTGTGTAATTTGTGGAATCTGGATTGTACTGTCCTCTCAAAGGGAggcttctgtgtgtgtgcgtgtcgTAATTCTCAGTACTACATTTATATCATGAAGCTCTTGACTCCCCTTTTTCTGTCCGGGCTTGTTGTGGCAGCGGCAGCTCAAGACGGACAAGAGCCTCCCAGTGAGTTAGCGGAACAgatcgtttcttctcttggcCCGGACGATGTAGAGGATGGCGCTGACGATCGAGAGCTCGGAGGTAAAAAATCGGGTGGCTATATTCCTGCTATGccagtgaagaagacaccAGTAACCAAAGTGACCTATTTGCCCACTCCGAAGAAAGCAGCCCAGCCAATTGTCTACGCATCATCCAAAAAAGGTGACTACCTACCACGCAAGCTCCAAGACATCGATACAGACGAGACTGATGCCATCCGCTCCGACGAAGAACTCGACACAGAGGAATCACAGACGGCCGACGAATCGGCCGATGATCGCGAACTCGGGGGCAAGAAGAATCGTGGTGGCTATATTCCTGTAAAGCTACCACCGCCCAAAAAAGTTGTCGTTGCTCCCAAGAAGGTGGCCACTCCGATCTACGCTGGCAAGAAAGGATACTGGGGCGGAGGCTACTACCGCCGCCTCGGTGAGGAACCAGATACAGAAGACGAGCTCGTCGAGGAACTGGAGGCCGAAGAGCCCGAGGAATCACAGACGGCCGACGAATCGGCCGATGATCGCGAACTCGGGGGCAAGAAGAATCGTGGTGGCTATATTCCCGTAAAGCTACCACCGCCCAAAAAAGTTGTCGTTGCTCCCAAGAAGGTGGCCACTCCGATCTACGCTGGCAAGAAAGGATACTGGGGCGGAGGCTACTACCGCCGCCTCGGTGAGGAACCAGATACAGAAGACGAGCTCGTCGAGGAACTGGAGGCCGAAGAGCCCGAGGAATCACAGACGGCCGACGAATCGGCCGATGATCGCGAACTCGGGGGCAAGAAGAATCGTGGTGGCTATATTCCTGTAAAGCTACCACCGCCCAAAAAAGTTGTCGTTGCTCCCAAGAAGGTGGCCACTCCGATCTACGCTGGCAAGAAAGGATACTGGGGCGGAGGCTACTACCGCCGCCTCGGTGAGGAACCAGATACAGAAGACGAGCTCGTCGTTGAACTGGAGGCCGAAGAGCCCGAGGAATCACAGACGGCCGACGAATCGGCCGATGATCGCGAACTCGGGGGCAAGAAGAATCGTGGTGGCTATATTCCTGTAAAGCTACCACCGCCCAAAAAAGTTGTCGTTGCTCCCAAGAAGGTGGCCACTCCGATCTACGCTGGCAAGAAAGGATACTGGGGCGGAGGCTACTACCGCCGCCTCGGTGAGGAACCAGATACAGAAGACGAGCTCGTCGAGGAACTGGAGGCCGAAGAGCCCGAGGAATTACAGGCACAAGAGCCCGAGGAGTCGGCAGATGAGGCTGCCGACGGCCGCGAACTCGGCAAAAGCACGTACGGTGGCTACAGCTACTCTCCGTCCAGCAAAAAGACAACCGTACAGCCTTCCTACACCACTAAAGTTGTTCGACGCCCCAAAAAGGTTGACCAGCCTGCGCCAAAGAAGCTCATTCGCTCCGAGCCCAAGAAAAGCGTTAGCTATcagccgaagaagactgTACGTACAGTCTCTAAGAAAACTGTGAGTCCGGTTCCGAAAAAGGCTGTTCAGGcgcagccgaagaagacCCTCAGTTACCGACCGGTAATTGAGGCGCAAACAAAGAAGAGCACGCACTACGCTCCTCATTATACTTCAAAGAAGGGATCGTACTAAACACCCGTAGGAAACGTGTCTTTTCGTTCTTTGCGTGGTAGCCACCAAAAATGGTGGTTCTGTTAGCCGCGAATGAGGGGCTGAAGACTGAAAGCTATCGATGTCCGCTTCCCTCATTTCCGACTCTTGTTTTGGTCCGAACAAGCCAACCTTCGTTTTATATCGCTTAAGTGTTTAGCACGCGTTCAGAGGCCGGCCAAAGATCGCGACGAGTGCTCAACGACCCACCCATCCTTTACGAGGTCGTGACCTCTGTGACGACAAGCTGATAGAAAGGCTGCAGGACACAGTTCAAACACTTGCTGGAGAGTTGATGAATAGGTAGCTCGAACTGCATTTGACGGACACAGAAGCATCTCCTCATATTCGTACCTTTATCGGCAGTCAATGTGAGGAGCCTGAGTTTGACGCCGTCTGTGAAAACTTGCTGATGACGTGACCGCATATGTTTTGACCCTGCGCACGCGACACCGAGCCAACAACTGTCCTCACTCATGGCCCTGTTTTAACGCTAATCGACAGTCTATAGTTTGCCACAGAATAATAAACTGTCAACTGCTTACTTGATTGGAAAAGGTTTTGCATAACTTCCGGGACATGATGTTCACGAAAGAACTCTTTCGAGCCTCGTGTTCTGTCGAAAAGAATTCTAGctcgttctgcttctttcggCCCCGCCTGTTCGGTCAGTCGTACCAGACAGAAACACTGGCGGGAGTACTAGCGGGATTCTACGCGTGGCCATGCGAGCCTAGAACTGGGTCAGCCAAGAACTTACAAAAGATCGGACAATTGTCTCAAGTTCTCCTCTTACTATGTCGGAGATATGTACAAGAGGTCCATGGTCTTGAAATAACGACTGAGCAACATAACACAAGAGCCACACGCGGAGGCTTCACccgcagacgaagatgaGTTGCTTGCTTCCTGACGAGTGAGTTGCCTTAGGCAACGGAGAAGCAGGTTGTCACCTCGAACAAATGGAAAAGCACTCCGCGGTTTCCCCGTTCGTCGTCAAATTGCATTATTCTCTTGTGCtgcaaacagagaagaaactgtgCGTGCGGCCAGCTCAGCCATTTGCTTCATACTTTGACACACACATAACATTCAGCGCTTGGGACGGCTGCGGCAAAGGCTAACTCTAAGCGACTATGATTTACCTTTTCAGCATCGGAGAGGCATGCCTCAGCATTTTGTAGATCATGGGTGAGCTTCATTACGCAAACGCACAAACAGCTTACGAACGCCAACATGAAAGCGCTGATAAACGCCAGAATGCGTGGGATGCTCCTGAAGTGTATCTAAACGTTAGAGGGTGTCTTCCGAACATATAGAGACAAGGAAGCCACCATATCCTCAGTACAAAGCCGGCGACGATGAATCGCGTCGCTAGAGAACTGACTCATATGATGGTGCCCTTGGCTTCCTGTTACACGCAGAAATCACTTGTGCGAGTTCAGTCGCCAATTGGGTGGCGAGTCGCTGCCTACCTCCGAGCATGCGGCAACAAAAGCCGTCGTATCCAAATTTACCCCTTGCAGTttgcgggagagaagaaagtcttCCAGGGTTTGCGGCCACATTTTCCTGTAGCAGTGCGCTTGAGGTCGGAATGAAGCAGCTGCCGCGACAGCACGATGGTTTTCGATTTGGTGGCTCGGCACTGACTGCCATAAACCAAGCAAACCCGGAGGCTAAATTTGTACCCAGCAAAACTTCAATTTTGACCAGGCTGACCGGTTGCCCACAAATTCGACCCCGTAGCTGTCCCCACTATGGTCATTTATTATTGCTGCACCTCTGACTAACGTTGAGTCTGTGCTTCAATGATGATATTCGAACAGACACAAATCGCCAAGCGGCCTTTAATCTGATTCGGGTCGGAAGGAGGCCGAGTCCAGCATGTGCTTGGATCGAGCAGAGCAGACCAGATATGATGCCTGCGACGTCGGATGTTGTAAAGGAACACTCCCGCAAGGACAATCTCTGTCACACTTTTTACGTCGTGCGCGCAGGACGGCGGTGGGTTCACACTGCGTGAGAGCCGGTGAAGAGGCTGTTCGGCAGATGCCCGGGGGCGCTGGGCAGCCACGCATACCTAGACAAAAATCAAGAGGATCTCCGGAGACCCGGATATTTAGTAGGTCGCAATTTCACCTATTGATTGACTGAAAATGAGTACTGTTTCCCCTGCTCTGCAGGGCAAACGGGCATGCGTGCTTCCTCGCCCTCAGCCTCTTCTACCTCTTAGTGCCACGAGAGACAAGCCGACGAGCGGACAGTCTTTTCttgtacagacacccggcAGTACATGACCAGGTGACTGAATCTGCTCCACCGAGATATGCCACTGTCGGTAAGACTTCGTAGAAAAGCCAGCGACCGACACGCGTGGAGACACAACGAACCTTGAACGGTGTGGCCACTCGGTTGTCCCACTACTTCCAGCCACACTGTCGATGGAAAGGAACGCCGACTGGCACTCTGGCCAACAGGATTAGGGGGGGCATAGGCCCATTACGCCTTTTCACCGAAGGAAATCAATGTCTATGTACATCAAGAGGGTCTCTTACAATGCCCGACTTGTTCCCGCTTATCCACAGCCTAACATTCGGATGTGGCCATGCCTCGGGGCTGTCTCGAGTTCGGAAATCCAGTTcgtgcttgcatgcagatcggTCTTGCGCTTGAGAAAACGTTGTCGCCTGCGACATCGCGTCGCGCACGTGGGGGCGCACCCATCGTCGGGATTCGGTTTCGGGCTTTTCGCCACCTTATTGTGTGCTTTGTTGCCACCGACCTGTGTGGCACGTTTGGTAGCCTTCTTGGAATTCAGCCAAACTTATCTCGAGTTTCGTCCGGAGAATGCCAACGAGTGGAGAACTGAGACCTGTGTCCCCTCGTATTAGCGGTGTCTTGTCGGGAGGTTCAACCGCTCGCGGCCCCGTCCAGCTGCAGACGACTCAGTGGTTCCGATGATGGCACACTCGACGCAGGTGAACGCGTGCATCGATCACGCTTTTCCATGTCCAGAAGAGCTGCTTTTTTCGCACCAGAGTCAGTTGCTCCCTCTAATCACACTTTACTCATCGGTTGTTTCGACTCCGACGTTTATGATTACCTTCTCCAGACCTCCCTTTACGTGGCTAGCCGTCGAGTTGCCCAGAGATACCGAAACTTCGTCCGATACCGACCAGTGATTCCGAAGAGATGAATTCGTGGCGAGTAGTGGCAGTCTCTTGATCTAAAGTTCAGAAATCGGAGGGAAATGAGCAACTTGACGTTTTCACATTCCAGTTTCCGCCAGTGCACGTACTTCTGCTCACGGCAAAGACTCATCATCTCTTACCTGAAGCTTGCGGACGACGTCGCCGCCGACAATCTTAAGTGGACAACGACATTTTTTGCAAGCCCCGTTGAGTGgtttccttcgtcctctggTCCCGTCTTTCGGCTACAGGATGAATCTTGGTGCAGCTGGCCTGCTTTTAAGCTGCGCAATTCTGTTCCCACTCCTGGCCAGCTAGTGCACGAGTGTCTCCTGGCCGCAGCAGGGAGCGAGGTCAAGATTTTTTTCCCTCCAGAAATTCTGAGCGCCgggttcttctctcacccACCAGTGGCTTCATTTGCTTACCGTTTTCAGGACTTCCATGGGCGGCAAGGGACCGAGCACCCAACAGAACAGGAGTCCCCTCGTTTCTGAGTGAGGTCACTCACGCTTCAGTCAGCAGTTTTTCCCagcgtgtcttcttccacggCGACCAATTCATTGCGACGATATGCGTCTTCCAGGATGTGACAACAATGATGTCACATCCCGCCCTTCCATCTCATGGCCTCGGGGAGAGTGTGTATGCTCTTGCTGGGGTGGCCCCTGACCAGACGGCCGTGTCGTGTACCGGACCTAGAGGCACATCTCGCGCGGCTGTTTCTCGCGACTTTGATTCTACGATATCCCGGCAATTTCCATCGCCGCCCCTGGAAAATACGGGCATGCAAACTCAAAATCACGCTACGTGGACAATGAGATACCCCGTCGATCTGAAGCGGCAGGATTGCCCGAGGTTCCCTTCACAACTTCACAAACAGACTTGCAGCACCGTTTACAGCCGCCCAAGTGCCACATCTTTGTGTCCTCCAGTCCCCCGACAGCTGGGTGCAACCGCTCATAGAGTAGCTATTTTGGATGGAGCTGCTTTGCCGTCTTCGCCGACTCCCGCCCACACCGCTGCGTACCACTTCCAGACTGTGACGGCAAGCAGATCGGTCCGATGCTGCTGGCAGTCGACCGGAGCTGAAGAATCGAAAACAGAGGCGGTGCAACTGAAACTGGAAGAGTCGCCGTCGATCAACGATATACAGCCAGCTCTGGGTCGCCAGCCTCCACAGAGCGGGACGAGCCGCTTTGCCTCAGCAGTGCAAAAACATATTGAACGAATGTCGAGGGGACGAGCATCGGCGACTCGAAGTTTGAGGGAACAGGGGTTGGCTCAAGGGCAAACACTCTCTGACAAGATCTCTGCAGCGAGAAATGCGGGAGCTGGAGCGACGCTGAAACTGGCGACCGGGTGCGGGTTCCGGCCCCGCTTTTTCTCGAGAACTGGAACAAGCAGCACGTTGACGAGGGACGCCACGAGTGGCAACGGTGAGGAAGCGGTTCTCAATCCGCTTGGAAAAATCTGGTCAGCAAGGAAGCCTTTGGTTCAGACGCCAAGACAATCCGCCGTCGAACCGGGAAACAGCTCAGGGTTTTCGCCTACTTCTGGGCGACCGTGGAGACATCGAGAACGCCAGAATTTTTTTGCGCCTGAGGACGATGTCAGCGCTCCTGAGAAACTCGTGTCTCCGCAACGGAACCACTTTCCCAGTTCGCAGAGAGTGGCGGCTTGCCAGCCGTTCAAACTTAGCTCTGTCGAAGCACTTAACGGCTTCAGTGTGTCGCGTGGACGGCGGTGCTCTCCGAGATTCGTTGAAAGGTCGCCTGTGACATCCACCAGACAAAGATGGGAAACGCCAACACAACGCGCGTCAAGAGAATACCCTCCAGGATACACAACTCGGTCAACCAGCGTCAACAGACAattgagagacagaagcaaagCGCGTTCCCAGAGCAGTGCAGAAGAAAATctggaagcgaaaaaacagcTCGACGAAACGACGGTTGTCCGGACGAAACAAGTGAGTTTCCTTTTGGTCCTCTACCAGGAAGGGTAGACACTGGGCGCGACATCAGCCATTTACCTGGGAAAATTTGTAGATTTACTCAGTCTTTACGCTGTGCGTGGAACCGTGTCGTATTGAGTTTAAGATGCTCTCTAAAGATAGGATCAGCCGCATGCGAAT
It contains:
- a CDS encoding hypothetical protein (encoded by transcript TGME49_320540~Signal peptide predicted by SignalP 2.0 HMM (probability 1.000) with cleavage site probability 0.987 at residue 19) — its product is MKKFLVLFCLSVFVASSLAQELSEELAQELPEELAQDLADDREQELQDDRGGEELDLSLDSQESEESADDRELGKRGGSALPPPVKKAPPPKKIVYRAAPKKTAPILRPAPKLIASVTYLPSAPKKAVPRKLQEVEEESEELLRAAEESDDRPEEEMPEESAGERGLGGNKKRDIPVPVKVPQPKKVVAPVYLGKKGGFYGSGYYRRLSEEVPDLSEELQESEELELEPEASSEERELGKKGSSTPVPVKVPPPVHKKIARQAPKKVIRPEPKKIVRAEPKKIIRSAPKQIVRPAPKKVIPTSSTKGNYYRRLQEAEDGSAFSELESVVDSARAERTDGESESASLLENLESENPEMEEDDDNAGDAEDGSAEDRSLGGKKRGGDTPMPLPKKVPVQKKLPAPKKIYSSKPIVYRYSKKL
- a CDS encoding hypothetical protein (encoded by transcript TGME49_320530~Signal peptide predicted by SignalP 2.0 HMM (probability 0.973) with cleavage site probability 0.674 at residue 18); protein product: MKLLTPLFLSGLVVAAAAQDGQEPPSELAEQIVSSLGPDDVEDGADDRELGGKKSGGYIPAMPVKKTPVTKVTYLPTPKKAAQPIVYASSKKGDYLPRKLQDIDTDETDAIRSDEELDTEESQTADESADDRELGGKKNRGGYIPVKLPPPKKVVVAPKKVATPIYAGKKGYWGGGYYRRLGEEPDTEDELVEELEAEEPEESQTADESADDRELGGKKNRGGYIPVKLPPPKKVVVAPKKVATPIYAGKKGYWGGGYYRRLGEEPDTEDELVEELEAEEPEESQTADESADDRELGGKKNRGGYIPVKLPPPKKVVVAPKKVATPIYAGKKGYWGGGYYRRLGEEPDTEDELVVELEAEEPEESQTADESADDRELGGKKNRGGYIPVKLPPPKKVVVAPKKVATPIYAGKKGYWGGGYYRRLGEEPDTEDELVEELEAEEPEELQAQEPEESADEAADGRELGKSTYGGYSYSPSSKKTTVQPSYTTKVVRRPKKVDQPAPKKLIRSEPKKSVSYQPKKTVRTVSKKTVSPVPKKAVQAQPKKTLSYRPVIEAQTKKSTHYAPHYTSKKGSY
- a CDS encoding hypothetical protein (encoded by transcript TGME49_320525), encoding MSQATTFSQAQDRSACKHELDFRTRDSPEAWPHPNVRLWISGNKSGISVPSHQIENHRAVAAAASFRPQAHCYRKMWPQTLEDFLLSRKLQGVNLDTTAFVAACSELTHDLQNAEACLSDAEKHKRIMQFDDERGNRGVLFHLFESLFQDHGPLVHISDIVRGELETIVRSFAGPKEAERARILFDRTRGSKEFFREHHVPEVMQNLFQSRSKHMRSRHQQVFTDGVKLRLLTLTADKAFLSACRHRGHDLVKDGWVVEHSSRSLAGL